A part of Miscanthus floridulus cultivar M001 chromosome 6, ASM1932011v1, whole genome shotgun sequence genomic DNA contains:
- the LOC136455993 gene encoding uncharacterized protein: protein MAPAPVPVPALPPAMDTKDEGDGGAKNQSSMVVDEGDGGAKNQNSMVVVKSEAVCTNGGPLVVGTELVKYEGGDTTECSSSFGDTCSGFEGEADNGEPEVNSGMSAHANGVGPSKPPRRKKVMAEWSNSVRPIQWRCHWLELRMRELSSQVSKYDRQLALIKKQKESKQAESKANGTMSESMQIHKGHGNSIMKRRKRKRHEENVDASLYINKHRILSYYHDKQNKGAETDGVLVDDDCGTVDGSMRGGLDTATLLDSEDYDMICEQRTLQDILLTIDGVQSRVHLLQDRLSKAHSERENLAFSGGDTHVRVARKRQRTQKHSFSYTKSRHAKPQKKKNLNILLKDDDGQALAGGSALPDRETDAHIIGTSRSSEERSGDCNHLRDKAITLDLLLGTGNSITNSDIGDLYKVNTDDILIDNQGANEACEQFYKAKRPSGSSSKDQNISTPAEMNNNSPPVEVKNTCAAVKVESICAPVEVDSTSAPALEQESFLEKSPSRKAVSPGNKQELEPNKRQKKKVSFFTKKQRKEASKTPDAKEKTEGMSSAAKNQRSTPSDAAKEKTKSTLSAATGPGGKKRKSGNEPADAKKHNRSLNSSLASKEQKTGKPSSSVKKQKTEKSTAAAKAENAGSATKKQETESSSSTEKKLETASAPLKLQVEKAVLVVNSRRSQRVRKPKVFAE, encoded by the exons ATGGCTCCCGCTCCTGTTCCCGTTCCAGCTCTACCTCCAGCCATGGATACTAAGGACGAGGGCGACGGTGGCGCCAAGAACCAGAGCAGCATGGTGGTGGACGAGGGCGACGGTGGCGCCAAGAACCAGAACAGCATGGTGGTGGTGAAATCCGAGGCTGTCTGCACGAATGGTGGCCCTCTGGTGGTTGGTACTGAGCTTGTGAAATACGAGGGAGGCGATACCACTGAATGCTCGAGCTCGTTTGGGGACACATGCTCTGGATTTGAAGGTGAGGCAGACAATGGTGAACCAGAAGTGAATTCTGGCATGTCTGCTCATGCCAATGGTGTTGGGCCCTCAAAGCCCCCTAG AAGGAAAAAGGTGATGGCTGAGTGGAGCAATTCTGTTCGTCCAATTCAGTGGAGATGCCACTGGTTAGAGTTGCGAATGAGGGAGCTTTCATCTCAAGTATCGAAGTATGACAGGCAGCTTGCTCTAATAAAGAAACAAAAGGAATCAAAACAGGCAGAAAGCAAAGCAAATGGTACTATGTCAGAATCGATGCAGATTCACAAAGGCCATGGAAACAGTATCATGAAGAGGAGAAAGAGGAAGAGGCATGAAGAAAACGTGGATGCGTCCTTGTACATCAACAAGCACCGGATATTGTCATACTACCATG ATAAACAAAATAAGGGAGCTGAAACTGATGGTGTCTTAGTTGATGACGATTGTGGCACAG TTGATGGTAGTATGAGAGGTGGACTTGACActgctacattgcttgattccgAGGATTATGATATGATTTGCGAGCAACGTACTTTACAGGATATTCTCTTGACAATTGATGGGGTTCAGTCTCGAGTTCATCTGCTGCAAGATCGTCTCAGCAAGGCTCATTCTGAACGAGAAAATTTGGCATTTTCTGGGGGCGATACTCATGTCAGGGTGGCTCGGAAGAGACAGCGTACTCAAAAGCACTCATTCTCTTATACAAAGTCTCGACATGCTAAACCACAGAAAAAGAAGAATCTAAACATTTTGCTGAAGGATGATGATGGACAAGCTCTTGCAGGAGGATCTGCTTTGCCTGACAGGGAAACTGATGCTCATATAATAGGTACAAGTAGGAGTAGTGAAGAAAGAAGTGGAGACTGCAATCACTTGAGGGACAAAGCCATCACATTGGACCTACTGTTGGGTACTGGCAATTCCATAACAAATAGTGATATTGGGGATTTATACAAAGTA AACACTGATGATATCCTCATAGACAATCAAGGAGCCAATGAAGCTTGTGAACAGTTTTATAAGGCCAAGCGGCCTTCTGGAAGTTCTTCCAAAGACCAGAACATTTCTACTCCAGCAGAAATGAATAATAATTCTCCACCAGTGGAAGTGAAGAACACTTGTGCTGCAGTAAAAGTTGAGAGCATTTGTGCTCCAGTTGAAGTAGATAGCACTTCTGCTCCAGCATTGGAGCAAGAATCATTCCTTGAAAAGTCACCCTCGAGGAAGGCTGTCTCCCCTGGGAACAAGCAGGAGCTGGAACCTAATAAAAGGCAGAAGAAGAAAGTCTCTTTCTTTACCAAGAAGCAGAGGAAAGAGGCCTCCAAAACACCTGATGCAAAGGAAAAAACTGAGGGCATGTCCTCAGCTGCAAAGAATCAAAGGAGCACGCCCTCTGATGCAGCAAAGGAGAAAACTAAAAGCACACTCTCTGCTGCAACAGGGCCGGGTGGAAAGAAGCGTAAATCTGGAAATGAACCTGCAGATGCAAAGAAGCATAATAGATCTTTGAACTCATCCTTGGCATCGAAGGAGCAGAAAACTGGGAAGCCATCCTCATCAGTGAAGAAGCAGAAAACTGAAAAGTCGACCGCAGCTGCAAAGGCTGAAAATGCGGGCTCAGCAACAAAGAAGCAGGAGACTGAAAGCTCATCCTCCACAGAGAAGAAGCTAGAGACCGCGAGTGCCCCCCTGAAGTTGCAGGTTGAGAAGGCTGTACTGGTTGTAAATAGCAGGAGGAGCCAAAGGGTCCGGAAGCCCAAAGTTTTTGCTGAATGA